A window of Motilibacter rhizosphaerae genomic DNA:
GGCCGCAGCCCGGGCGCCGTAGTCGCTGGAGCCGAGCAGCCAGACGGCGGGCGACGAGCCGGGTGCGGGCGTCGGCGCGATCGCCCCTCCGCGCGGAGCCGGCAGTGTCGGGTCGCCCAGCATCCGCAGCAGCGTGTCGAGCTCGCCGGGGAAGTCCTCGGCCGACAGGTCGAGCGTCCGCCGCAGCGCGGCCGCGGTCGCGGGGTCGCTGCCCGGGGCCCGGCCGATGCCGAGGTCGACGCGCCCGGGGTGCAGCGCCTCGAGCATCGCGAACTGCTCGGCGACGACGAGCGGGGCGTGGTTGGGCAGCATGACGCCGCCGGAGCCGAGCCGGATCGTCGAGGTCAGCGCCCCGACGTGGGCGAGCAGGACAGCAGGACTGGTGCTGGCGACCATGGGCATCGCATGGTGCTCGGCGACCCAGTAGCGCTGGTAGCCCTCCGCCTCGGCCGCCTGCGCGAGGCGGGCCGAGGCGTGGAGCGCGGCGCCGGAGGTCTGGCCGGTGCCGACGGGAGAGAGGTCCAGGACGGAGAGCGGGACGCGTGCCACGCCTCGAGCAACACGCGTCCCGCCCCGTCCCCTTCCCAGGAGGGTCTGTGACCTGGCCGAGCCGGGTCTAGCTGCCGGGCTCGGCTCAGCTGCCGCTGTCGCGGCGGTCGAGCACGAGCTCGCGCGCCTCGGCGTAGCGCGCGCGGACCGCCGGGTCCACGTCCGCCTCGTACGTCTCGACCCCCGAGCGCTCCCACACCGGCGGCTCGGCCGCCCCGGAGAGCACCCAGGCCGCCTGGCGGGCGGCACCGTCGGCGACGTACTCCCCGGCGGGCGGGACGACGACCGGGCGGCCGAGCACCGTCGGGGCGATCCGCCGCACGGCCTCGGAGCGCGCGCCGCCGCCGATGAGCAGGACGCGGTCGACCCGCGCCCCCTGCTCGACGAGGGCGTCGATCCCGTCGGCGAGCCCGCAGAGCAGGCCCTCGACCGCCGCCCGCGCGAGGTACGCGGGGGTGGCCGTCTCGAGGCGCAGCCCGTGCAGCGAGCCCGTCGCGTCGGGCTTGTTCGGGGTGCGCTCGCCCTCGAGGTAGGGCACGAGCACGAGCCCGCCCGACCCCGACGGCGCCGAGAGCGCGAGCCGCGAGAGCTCGTCGTGGTCGACGCCGAGCATCCGCGCAGCCGCGTCGAGGACGCGCGCCGCGTTGAGCGTGCAGACCAGCGGCAGGTAGCGACCGGTGGCGTCGGCGAAGCCGGCCACCGCCCCGCTGACGTCAGCGGCCGGCACGTCGGAGACGGCGCAGGCCACGCCGGAGGTGCCGATCGAGACGACGACGTCGCCGGGACCCGCGCCCAGGCCGAGCGCGGCGGCGGCGTTGTCACCCGTACCGGGACCGATGAGCGCCCCGGACGGGGTCTTCCCCGCGGCCTCGGACGGGCCGAGGACGCGCGGCAGGACGGCGTCGCGGCCGAGCGCCCGCTCGAGCAGGTCGCGGCGGTAGTCGCCGGAGACCGGCGACCAGTAGCCCGTGCCGCTCGCGTCACCGCGGTCGGTCGCGAGCCCGTCGAGGCCCGGGGACCCGGCGAGCTTCCAGGACAGCCAGTCGTGCGGGAGGCAGACGGCGGCGGTCCGGGCGGCGTTCTCCGGCTCGTGCTGCGCCAGCCAGCGCAGCTTGGTCACCGTGAACGACGCGACCGGCACGAGGTTGACCGCGTCGACCCACGCCTGCGCCCCGCCGAGCTCCTCGGTGAGCTCGACGGCGGCGTCGGCGGAGCGGGTGTCGTTCCAGAGGAGGGCGTCGCGGACGACCTCCCCGGACTCGTCGAGGCAGACCATCCCGTGCTGCTGGCCGCCCACCGCGACCGCGGCGACGTCGTCGAGGCCGCCGGCCTCGCCGATGGCGGTCTGCAGCGCGTCCCACCAGGCGGCGGGGGGTGCCGAGGTCCCGTCCGGGTGCGGAGCCCGGCCCTCGCGGACGAGGGCTCCGGACTCCGCGTCGCGGACGACGACCTTGCACGACTGGGTCGACGAGTCGACCCCGGCGACGAGCGGCATGGCTAGCGGGCGCCCATGAGGTGCTCGACCGCGAGCTCGTCGAGGTGGACGAAGCCGTAGCCGGCCTTGGCCTTCGCGTCGGCGTCGAACTCCTCGAAGGCGCTCTTGTCCGCGAGCAGCTCCTTCCAGGTCTCGCCGTCGGCCAGCGTGGACTGGCCGAGCTCGTAGACCTTGCTGGCCTTGAGCGCCTCCTGGACCTCGGGGTCCTGGCGGAACTTGACGGCGCGCTCCTTGAGCAGGAGGTAGGTCGTCATGTTGGCCTCGGCCGAGCGCCACACGCCGGAGAGGTCCTCGGTGCGCAGCGGCTTGTAGTCGA
This region includes:
- a CDS encoding LLM class flavin-dependent oxidoreductase translates to MARVPLSVLDLSPVGTGQTSGAALHASARLAQAAEAEGYQRYWVAEHHAMPMVASTSPAVLLAHVGALTSTIRLGSGGVMLPNHAPLVVAEQFAMLEALHPGRVDLGIGRAPGSDPATAAALRRTLDLSAEDFPGELDTLLRMLGDPTLPAPRGGAIAPTPAPGSSPAVWLLGSSDYGARAAAGTGLPYAFAHHFAPAGTELALETYRALFQPSSALARPYSMIVAAVLVAPTEDEAQRLALPQQLVQVALRTGRPRPVPTVEEALAHEWTPMERAVLEHSPSTPVVGEPGKVVAELDELVERTGVDELMVVTSTYAPEHRERSLRLLAEAWRG
- the xylB gene encoding xylulokinase, with the protein product MPLVAGVDSSTQSCKVVVRDAESGALVREGRAPHPDGTSAPPAAWWDALQTAIGEAGGLDDVAAVAVGGQQHGMVCLDESGEVVRDALLWNDTRSADAAVELTEELGGAQAWVDAVNLVPVASFTVTKLRWLAQHEPENAARTAAVCLPHDWLSWKLAGSPGLDGLATDRGDASGTGYWSPVSGDYRRDLLERALGRDAVLPRVLGPSEAAGKTPSGALIGPGTGDNAAAALGLGAGPGDVVVSIGTSGVACAVSDVPAADVSGAVAGFADATGRYLPLVCTLNAARVLDAAARMLGVDHDELSRLALSAPSGSGGLVLVPYLEGERTPNKPDATGSLHGLRLETATPAYLARAAVEGLLCGLADGIDALVEQGARVDRVLLIGGGARSEAVRRIAPTVLGRPVVVPPAGEYVADGAARQAAWVLSGAAEPPVWERSGVETYEADVDPAVRARYAEARELVLDRRDSGS